One segment of Arcanobacterium phocae DNA contains the following:
- the rimM gene encoding ribosome maturation factor RimM (Essential for efficient processing of 16S rRNA): MLLTVAIVGSAHGLKGEVKLNVRTDAPERRLVVGTMYETDPADLGPVTIASVRSYKGSTFVTFAEYADRTGAEAMRNAKLVIETDEDEVEEDAWYPHELVGLEALDPEGYELGEVTGLEPGPAHDYLIVREPDGLITRVPFVKAIVTEVDLDDHCVIIDAPAGLFSDDELEID, translated from the coding sequence ATGCTTTTAACAGTTGCTATTGTCGGTTCTGCTCATGGGCTCAAAGGTGAAGTCAAACTTAATGTACGCACTGATGCGCCGGAACGCCGACTCGTCGTCGGCACAATGTATGAAACAGACCCTGCTGATCTTGGTCCGGTTACAATCGCAAGTGTGCGCTCCTACAAAGGGTCTACGTTCGTCACTTTTGCGGAATATGCAGATCGGACCGGTGCCGAAGCAATGCGCAATGCCAAACTCGTGATCGAGACCGACGAAGATGAAGTCGAAGAAGATGCGTGGTACCCACATGAACTTGTTGGGCTCGAAGCCTTAGACCCGGAAGGGTATGAGCTCGGTGAAGTAACTGGACTCGAACCAGGACCCGCTCATGACTATCTCATTGTCCGTGAGCCAGACGGTCTAATAACTCGTGTGCCATTCGTCAAAGCGATTGTTACTGAAGTAGACCTCGACGATCACTGTGTGATTATTGATGCTCCGGCTGGTCTGTTTTCCGACGACGAGCTGGAGATCGACTGA
- a CDS encoding RNA-binding protein, which translates to MLAEALEHLVRGIVDNPDDVEVSSRTNRRGELLEVRVNPEDLGRVIGRNGRTAKALRSVMSALATNGSVRVDVIETDR; encoded by the coding sequence ATGTTAGCCGAAGCCTTGGAACACCTCGTCCGTGGAATCGTGGATAACCCCGATGATGTCGAGGTCTCTTCCCGAACTAACCGCCGCGGTGAGCTTCTTGAAGTTCGCGTAAACCCGGAGGACTTGGGCCGCGTGATTGGCCGTAATGGTCGCACGGCCAAGGCGTTGCGTTCTGTGATGAGCGCACTGGCAACGAACGGTTCCGTTCGCGTTGATGTGATCGAAACTGATCGCTGA
- the rpsP gene encoding 30S ribosomal protein S16, translating into MAVKIRLKRMGKIRQAQYRVVVVDSRKKRDGRVIEEIGYYNPHTEPSTIDINSERAQYWIGVGAQPSEAVLAQLKITGDWQVAKGLEGGSTLKTVEKVDAEKAREEAIKAVQDEAEKRRAAKAKAREEAEAKAAAEAAEAPAEETEEA; encoded by the coding sequence GTGGCAGTCAAGATTCGTTTAAAGCGCATGGGTAAAATCCGTCAAGCGCAGTACCGTGTTGTTGTCGTCGATTCGCGCAAGAAGCGTGATGGCCGCGTCATCGAAGAAATCGGTTACTACAATCCACATACCGAGCCTTCAACCATCGACATCAATTCTGAGCGCGCTCAGTACTGGATCGGCGTTGGCGCACAGCCATCCGAAGCAGTACTCGCTCAGTTGAAGATCACCGGTGATTGGCAGGTTGCCAAGGGTCTTGAAGGTGGCTCCACCTTGAAGACCGTCGAAAAGGTTGATGCTGAGAAGGCTCGCGAAGAAGCTATCAAGGCTGTTCAGGACGAGGCTGAGAAGCGTCGTGCTGCGAAGGCCAAGGCTCGCGAAGAGGCCGAAGCTAAGGCTGCTGCTGAAGCTGCCGAAGCACCAGCTGAAGAGACCGAGGAAGCCTGA
- a CDS encoding cation diffusion facilitator family transporter — translation MSFSSESSRDLSAFAWLSVGAAVVTISLKYVAYEVTGSISLLSDAMESVVNLVAAIVALLALKLAAKPANSRFPFGRSKAEYFSAALEGAMIFGAAALIMFTAIGRLIHPVEVDQLGIGIIISLIASAVNAAAGFILLRAGKRYTSPTLIADAKHLFTDIVTSAGVVVGVGLVAITGWSQLDPVIAICVALNIIYVGITLMRDALAGLMDVALPDDENQVIIEILNSHAQENCISFHGLQTRVSGHERYIKFDALVPDLWTVKQGHDFAESLVREIQQQLSDAAVTVHVEPINDPESYKDIPQGYIPLKKM, via the coding sequence ATGAGTTTTTCGTCAGAGTCTTCCCGTGATCTTTCTGCTTTCGCCTGGCTATCCGTGGGCGCCGCAGTTGTAACAATCAGTTTGAAATATGTTGCGTACGAAGTTACTGGTTCGATATCACTTTTGTCAGATGCGATGGAATCCGTTGTCAACCTAGTTGCCGCCATCGTCGCCCTGTTGGCTCTGAAGCTCGCCGCAAAGCCCGCAAATTCACGGTTTCCGTTCGGCCGGTCCAAAGCGGAGTATTTTTCTGCTGCCCTCGAAGGCGCAATGATCTTTGGCGCAGCAGCACTCATTATGTTCACAGCTATTGGCCGGCTGATTCACCCAGTAGAGGTTGATCAGCTCGGTATCGGAATTATCATTTCTCTCATTGCGTCAGCTGTTAACGCTGCAGCCGGTTTTATATTGTTAAGAGCAGGAAAAAGATACACCTCGCCCACTCTGATTGCAGACGCAAAACATCTGTTTACTGACATCGTCACTTCGGCTGGCGTCGTCGTCGGTGTTGGTCTAGTGGCAATCACGGGCTGGTCTCAGCTTGATCCGGTTATCGCGATCTGCGTTGCGTTAAATATTATCTACGTTGGCATCACCCTTATGCGGGACGCTCTGGCAGGACTTATGGACGTCGCATTACCCGACGACGAAAACCAAGTCATCATCGAAATTCTCAATTCACACGCCCAAGAGAACTGCATCTCTTTCCACGGCTTACAAACTCGTGTTTCCGGGCATGAACGCTATATCAAATTCGATGCCCTCGTCCCGGATTTATGGACAGTCAAACAAGGCCATGACTTTGCTGAGAGCCTCGTTCGTGAAATCCAACAGCAGTTATCAGACGCGGCGGTGACAGTTCACGTCGAACCGATTAACGATCCAGAATCTTATAAGGACATCCCGCAAGGCTATATCCCATTGAAAAAAATGTAA
- a CDS encoding amidohydrolase family protein has protein sequence MVNYRLSGTLRGTSHREMWIVDGRITRQKPQGAVTNINGYVYPGLLDAHTHPGVNRDGRLLDRREVRRRLTALRGWGVTAVRDCGGQQNPNGDRYDGLPRVIHCGQHISRPKRYTRHLAVEVEPTGLVGQAIIEYEKSDGWIKIVGDWIDRAAGDNRPVWPQSALADAVEAVHECGGKVTVHSFCTETIDDLLEAGVDGIEHGTGMTAEHLQEAAHRGILITPTVHQIRRFPEFADAGSRFPIYVERMRGMDRKRREHLELMMESGVPMLMGTDTSENVGELSMPHELIDAVADGFPPDFAMANASYAGRSWLGLPTWEEGAPADFVVYDSDPEVDITQTLHPASVFIDGIRFQA, from the coding sequence TTGGTAAATTATCGGCTGAGCGGTACGCTTCGGGGTACGTCGCATCGTGAGATGTGGATTGTTGACGGACGCATAACGCGGCAAAAACCACAGGGAGCCGTAACCAATATCAACGGCTATGTTTATCCAGGCTTACTTGATGCCCATACCCATCCGGGTGTCAACCGTGATGGACGTTTGCTTGACCGGCGTGAGGTACGTCGTCGGCTAACCGCATTACGCGGATGGGGTGTTACCGCGGTTCGTGATTGCGGTGGGCAGCAAAATCCCAATGGCGATCGCTACGATGGTCTGCCACGTGTGATTCATTGTGGCCAACATATTTCCCGTCCCAAACGGTACACGCGTCACCTAGCTGTTGAAGTTGAACCAACCGGTCTCGTCGGCCAAGCCATAATTGAGTACGAGAAATCTGATGGGTGGATCAAAATCGTGGGCGATTGGATTGATCGTGCAGCGGGCGACAATCGTCCGGTGTGGCCCCAGTCTGCTCTAGCGGATGCTGTGGAAGCAGTTCACGAATGTGGCGGTAAAGTGACCGTTCATTCGTTTTGTACCGAAACTATCGATGATCTTCTTGAAGCTGGAGTTGACGGTATCGAGCACGGCACTGGAATGACGGCTGAGCACCTGCAAGAAGCTGCGCATCGCGGAATTCTGATTACCCCGACCGTCCATCAAATTAGGCGGTTTCCAGAATTTGCTGACGCCGGTTCGCGTTTCCCGATCTATGTGGAACGGATGCGGGGAATGGACCGGAAGCGGCGCGAGCATTTAGAGCTAATGATGGAATCGGGAGTACCTATGCTGATGGGCACGGATACGTCGGAGAACGTTGGTGAACTATCGATGCCACATGAACTTATTGACGCCGTAGCTGATGGTTTCCCGCCAGATTTTGCGATGGCGAATGCGAGTTATGCGGGACGTTCTTGGCTTGGATTGCCAACTTGGGAGGAGGGGGCTCCGGCTGATTTCGTTGTCTACGATAGCGATCCGGAAGTAGATATTACGCAGACGTTGCATCCCGCCTCGGTGTTTATTGATGGGATCCGGTTTCAGGCATAA
- the ffh gene encoding signal recognition particle protein, translating into MFNSLSDRITGSLRNLRKRGRLSEQDVEAVISDIRRALLDADVALPVVRTFTAAVREKAVGAVASQALNPAQQVVKIVNEELIAVLGGESRELNWATGNRPTVIMLAGLQGAGKTTLAGKLGRWLRESGKRPLLVASDLQRPNAVQQLTVVAGQAGVEVWAPQPGNGIGDPVQVARSGVAHAQENGFDVVVVDTAGRLGIDEEMMAQARNIRDAVTPDEILFVLDAMIGQDAVTTSLAFRDGVGFTGVVLSKLDGDARGGAALSVRGVTGQPVLFASTGEKLDAFERFHADRMASRILDMGDILTLIEQAERTWNEEEAADLAAKMAGGDFTLDDFLAQLNQMRKMGSMKKIMGMLPGMGQFREAIEGFDEREIDRQEAIVLSMTKKERANPKILNGSRRMRIAKGSGTSVQEVNSLMDRFEQAKKMMTQMARGGGIPGMPGMPSIPGMPGGGYTKKQNKKAKKKSGSKKGRSGNPAKRRQQELEAARKREASGSAFGGQSSAQPDVNLDDLKKFLR; encoded by the coding sequence ATGTTCAACTCCCTCTCTGATCGTATTACCGGTTCCTTGCGGAATCTTCGCAAGCGCGGTCGGTTATCCGAGCAGGATGTCGAGGCAGTAATTTCCGATATTCGCCGCGCGTTATTGGATGCCGACGTGGCTTTGCCGGTTGTCCGTACTTTTACGGCGGCCGTTCGGGAAAAGGCTGTGGGTGCTGTTGCTTCGCAGGCACTCAACCCGGCACAACAAGTTGTCAAGATCGTTAATGAAGAGCTTATTGCGGTACTCGGTGGGGAAAGTCGGGAGCTGAATTGGGCTACCGGGAATCGTCCAACAGTCATTATGCTGGCCGGCTTGCAAGGTGCTGGTAAAACCACATTGGCAGGAAAGCTGGGTCGGTGGCTACGCGAAAGTGGCAAGCGCCCGTTGCTGGTTGCATCTGATCTGCAGCGGCCAAACGCCGTGCAACAGCTGACGGTTGTTGCTGGTCAAGCTGGTGTTGAAGTATGGGCACCGCAGCCAGGTAATGGAATCGGTGATCCGGTTCAGGTAGCTCGCTCAGGTGTAGCGCACGCCCAAGAAAATGGCTTCGACGTGGTTGTGGTTGATACTGCAGGTCGTTTGGGCATCGATGAAGAAATGATGGCCCAGGCTCGCAATATTCGCGACGCGGTAACTCCGGATGAAATCTTGTTTGTGCTGGACGCGATGATTGGTCAGGACGCAGTGACGACGTCGTTGGCTTTCCGCGACGGCGTTGGATTCACAGGTGTTGTTCTCTCGAAGCTCGACGGCGATGCCCGCGGTGGTGCGGCGCTTTCAGTGCGTGGCGTTACCGGTCAACCAGTACTCTTTGCATCTACTGGTGAGAAACTTGATGCGTTTGAGCGGTTCCATGCTGATCGGATGGCATCTCGTATCCTCGATATGGGTGACATTCTCACTCTTATTGAACAGGCGGAACGTACCTGGAATGAGGAAGAAGCTGCCGACTTAGCCGCTAAGATGGCAGGCGGCGATTTTACTCTTGACGATTTCTTGGCGCAGCTTAACCAGATGCGCAAGATGGGGTCGATGAAAAAAATCATGGGCATGCTCCCGGGTATGGGACAGTTCCGCGAGGCTATCGAAGGTTTCGACGAGCGCGAGATTGATCGCCAAGAAGCCATCGTGCTCTCCATGACTAAAAAAGAACGTGCCAATCCTAAGATTCTGAATGGTTCTCGGCGTATGCGTATTGCTAAGGGGTCGGGTACATCTGTGCAAGAAGTGAATTCTTTGATGGATCGCTTTGAGCAGGCCAAGAAGATGATGACGCAAATGGCGCGCGGCGGTGGAATCCCTGGCATGCCTGGAATGCCATCGATCCCGGGAATGCCGGGCGGTGGGTATACCAAGAAACAAAATAAGAAAGCTAAGAAGAAGAGCGGCTCGAAGAAAGGCCGTTCCGGTAATCCGGCTAAGCGTCGGCAACAGGAGCTTGAAGCGGCTCGGAAACGGGAAGCGTCCGGAAGCGCTTTTGGCGGACAATCTAGCGCCCAGCCGGACGTGAACCTGGATGATCTGAAGAAGTTTCTGCGATAG
- the ftsY gene encoding signal recognition particle-docking protein FtsY, giving the protein MSSLTYLVIIVSLLAFVALGGVVAFIKTRQSDQLPPAQQTPLLPVEEEVAPTPDTSSPAQEVPESVPSRMQRLRARLAHSGGLGQALLGILSRGDLSPADWEELEETLLMADVGLDATTEILDNLRTAVKVTGPEADTRQLLRDELLKAVNVEMDRSLALTNKPATILMVGVNGTGKTTTTGKLARLLVAQEHTVLLGAADTFRAAAADQLCTWGERVGVEVVRSDREGADPASVAFDAVKQGADTDVDVVIVDTAGRLQNKAGLMDELGKIKRVMEKTVPTGEVLLVLDATTGQNGMRQAEVFAQAAGITGIVLSKLDGTAKGGIVISVQRALGVPVKFVGLGEGADDFAPFDPENFVDSLLS; this is encoded by the coding sequence GTGTCTTCTTTAACTTATCTTGTCATTATTGTTTCCCTACTAGCTTTTGTTGCGCTTGGTGGGGTGGTCGCGTTCATCAAAACACGCCAGTCTGATCAGCTTCCGCCTGCCCAACAAACACCGTTACTTCCTGTCGAAGAAGAGGTAGCACCAACTCCGGATACCAGCTCACCGGCGCAGGAAGTCCCAGAATCAGTGCCGTCGCGTATGCAACGCTTACGGGCACGTTTGGCACATTCGGGTGGGCTCGGCCAGGCATTGCTTGGAATCCTTTCTCGTGGTGACCTATCGCCAGCAGATTGGGAAGAACTAGAAGAAACCTTGTTGATGGCTGATGTTGGCTTAGATGCCACCACTGAGATTCTCGATAACTTGCGTACCGCAGTGAAAGTTACTGGCCCGGAGGCCGATACCCGGCAACTATTGCGTGACGAATTATTGAAGGCCGTCAATGTGGAGATGGATCGTTCGCTCGCACTAACGAACAAACCAGCTACCATTTTGATGGTTGGTGTTAATGGCACTGGTAAAACTACAACCACTGGTAAACTCGCTCGTCTTCTTGTTGCCCAAGAGCACACTGTGCTTTTAGGAGCAGCAGATACATTCCGTGCGGCCGCAGCCGATCAGCTCTGCACTTGGGGCGAACGCGTTGGGGTAGAGGTAGTTCGCTCCGATCGTGAAGGCGCAGATCCAGCCTCGGTAGCATTTGATGCGGTTAAGCAGGGAGCCGATACCGACGTCGACGTCGTCATCGTTGATACTGCTGGGCGTCTCCAAAATAAAGCAGGGCTTATGGATGAGCTCGGTAAAATCAAGCGTGTTATGGAAAAAACTGTGCCTACTGGCGAAGTCCTCCTCGTCCTAGACGCAACTACTGGTCAAAATGGCATGCGCCAGGCCGAAGTCTTTGCTCAAGCTGCCGGAATTACTGGTATCGTCTTGTCCAAGCTTGACGGTACTGCAAAAGGTGGAATCGTTATTTCAGTCCAGCGTGCGCTTGGCGTCCCAGTGAAGTTTGTTGGTCTGGGCGAGGGCGCGGATGATTTCGCTCCGTTCGATCCAGAAAACTTCGTCGATTCGCTACTATCCTAA
- the smc gene encoding chromosome segregation protein SMC, producing the protein MHLKTLTLRGFKSFASATTLHFEPGINCVVGPNGSGKSNVVDALAWVMGEQGAKNLRGGNMTDVIFAGTASRPALGRAEVSLTIDNSDGALPIDYSEVTISRTLFRAGGSEYAINGSPCRLLDIQELLSDTGMGRQMHVIIGQGKLDQVLTATPEDRRSFIEEAAGVLKHRRRKEKALHKLDAMQANLTRIEDLTAELRRQLGPLARQASTARRAQAIQQHVFDARARLLADDLAQAQARLASQTTNKQTLAQQRVAIEHTVRTARDELERLENERAQASPRLAELTDTWQRVTALAERFASLRALAGERHRSLLSATPDIHRGESPESIRGRAQVARQEEDELTMLVQQAHDTLNAVITQREDCERTERSIDAELALVNRALADQREAAARLAGKITAVKSRLEALTAERERVASAGNDAQIRARDAADQVARLEQDIVAHTDGDDTLAIEHEEAAKDLAAASERVERARKTLTQAQGQSVAWQTKAETLKLSLAPENATAWALDIHRIGINGLVRDAIRIDAGWEAGIEAAMLGVADGAVVTDVDLAIDALQAARQANAGHVDFLISTSHDCGDQTQTVIEAAGVSEHEARSASSVIHGDDDVARALRYYLADTVLATDLRIARKLMNAGAQRVATLAGDVVTLTTARGGEVEHNAILARQALYDDAVQQAERAHKVEQEAQRDIDKAISARNEAQENYDLLATQLTSRDSQVAAISAQLGVLRQSLSTAQAETERNEQRIQRIDADLAAHTAKCAELESRNAATSDDPAEQTAKLAQLQSQRESAHQATIQARTQETEARLSLRTREERLRAVAGRADTLENTAQSVEARIAQEGRAAQRRAQAAQIAEKVYEYADRAAREAQRLETEINQEREELNEAHSVREAGIAQARQTLDEALVQERQFDDSRHQHELALAELQLTYKQLAQRAIDDLGMEAATLIDEFGPHQLIVDPESQDDDGHPRSYPYVRGEQEKRLARAERDLAKLGKINPLALEEHAALEERHSYLSEQLADLRQSRADLLQIVSDIDSRVHEVMSGAYQDVARAFERIFPRLFPGGEGRLVLTDPDSILTTGIDIEARPPGKRVKRLSLLSGGERSLTALAFLVAIFMARPSPFYVMDEVEAALDDVNLSRLLDIFVELQENSQLLVITHHKRTMEIADALYGVAMREGGVTTVISQRLKDVTQM; encoded by the coding sequence GTGCACTTAAAAACACTCACATTGCGTGGTTTTAAGTCGTTTGCTTCGGCAACCACGCTCCATTTTGAACCAGGGATTAACTGTGTTGTCGGTCCGAACGGATCGGGCAAGTCGAACGTTGTTGATGCCCTGGCATGGGTGATGGGCGAACAAGGCGCAAAAAATTTGCGCGGCGGCAATATGACTGATGTTATTTTTGCCGGAACCGCATCACGTCCTGCCTTGGGTCGAGCCGAAGTTTCGCTGACGATTGACAATAGTGATGGCGCATTGCCCATTGACTATTCGGAAGTAACAATTTCGCGGACCCTATTTCGCGCGGGCGGTTCTGAATATGCTATCAACGGCAGTCCATGCCGGTTGCTCGATATTCAAGAACTCCTCTCTGACACCGGTATGGGCAGACAGATGCACGTCATTATCGGGCAAGGAAAACTTGACCAAGTTTTAACCGCTACTCCTGAAGACCGCCGGTCATTTATTGAAGAGGCTGCTGGCGTACTCAAGCATCGTCGTCGTAAAGAAAAAGCGTTGCACAAACTTGATGCGATGCAAGCCAATCTCACCCGAATCGAAGACCTCACGGCAGAACTGCGCCGCCAACTCGGCCCGTTGGCTCGCCAAGCGTCAACCGCGCGCCGTGCACAAGCAATTCAACAGCATGTTTTCGATGCTCGCGCCCGGCTCCTAGCTGATGATCTAGCCCAAGCTCAGGCACGGCTCGCCAGCCAAACCACCAATAAACAGACGCTTGCGCAACAGCGAGTAGCAATCGAGCATACGGTACGTACCGCCCGCGACGAACTCGAACGGCTGGAAAACGAACGCGCCCAAGCTAGCCCGAGGCTTGCCGAACTCACCGATACCTGGCAACGTGTCACAGCGCTGGCGGAACGCTTCGCGTCGTTGCGTGCGCTGGCGGGAGAACGTCACCGGTCCTTGCTCTCGGCAACGCCCGATATCCACCGGGGTGAATCTCCTGAATCTATTCGTGGGCGAGCACAGGTTGCACGGCAAGAAGAAGACGAACTAACCATGCTGGTCCAGCAAGCGCACGATACCCTCAACGCGGTAATCACCCAACGGGAAGACTGTGAGCGAACCGAACGAAGCATAGATGCTGAGCTGGCGTTGGTCAATCGTGCCTTGGCTGACCAGCGAGAAGCCGCAGCACGGTTAGCTGGCAAAATTACTGCCGTGAAGTCGCGGCTCGAAGCGTTGACGGCAGAACGCGAACGTGTAGCCAGTGCTGGGAACGATGCACAGATTCGCGCCCGCGATGCTGCCGATCAGGTTGCCCGGCTGGAACAAGATATTGTTGCCCATACCGACGGTGATGACACCCTCGCCATTGAACATGAGGAAGCCGCGAAAGACCTTGCTGCTGCCAGTGAACGGGTGGAGCGCGCTCGCAAAACACTGACCCAGGCACAAGGACAGAGCGTTGCCTGGCAGACTAAAGCCGAAACACTGAAACTGTCACTTGCGCCAGAAAATGCTACCGCTTGGGCGTTGGACATCCACCGAATTGGGATCAATGGGCTCGTGCGTGATGCCATCCGAATCGATGCTGGCTGGGAAGCTGGAATCGAAGCCGCGATGCTTGGTGTTGCAGATGGAGCAGTTGTGACCGACGTCGATCTCGCGATTGACGCCTTACAAGCCGCTCGCCAAGCAAATGCCGGACACGTAGATTTCCTTATCAGCACCAGCCATGATTGTGGCGATCAAACACAGACAGTTATTGAGGCTGCCGGCGTATCAGAGCACGAGGCGCGTTCGGCATCGTCAGTGATTCATGGGGACGACGACGTAGCACGCGCCTTACGTTATTACCTCGCTGATACTGTGCTTGCCACGGATCTGCGCATTGCCCGTAAACTCATGAACGCTGGTGCTCAGCGAGTCGCAACGTTAGCGGGCGACGTCGTCACGTTAACTACGGCTCGCGGTGGGGAAGTAGAACATAATGCGATCTTGGCTAGACAAGCTCTCTATGATGATGCGGTACAACAAGCAGAACGTGCCCACAAAGTAGAACAAGAAGCCCAACGCGATATCGATAAAGCTATTTCTGCACGTAACGAGGCACAAGAAAACTATGATCTTCTAGCAACTCAACTCACCAGCCGTGATTCTCAGGTGGCGGCGATTAGCGCTCAATTGGGAGTGTTACGGCAATCCCTTTCCACAGCGCAGGCGGAAACCGAACGAAATGAACAGCGAATACAACGTATTGATGCTGATCTTGCGGCGCATACTGCCAAATGCGCCGAACTCGAATCAAGAAATGCGGCTACCAGCGATGACCCAGCGGAGCAAACAGCTAAATTAGCCCAGCTGCAGTCGCAGCGTGAGTCTGCGCATCAGGCAACCATACAAGCGCGTACTCAAGAAACCGAGGCCCGGCTGTCGTTGCGTACTCGCGAGGAACGGTTGCGTGCGGTTGCTGGACGAGCTGACACCTTAGAAAACACTGCGCAATCTGTCGAAGCGCGGATCGCGCAAGAAGGACGCGCCGCGCAACGACGCGCCCAGGCTGCACAGATTGCTGAGAAGGTATATGAGTATGCTGATCGGGCAGCACGCGAGGCACAGCGTTTGGAAACTGAGATTAATCAGGAACGCGAAGAACTGAACGAAGCACATTCGGTACGAGAAGCTGGCATAGCCCAGGCGCGCCAGACGCTTGATGAAGCTTTGGTGCAGGAACGACAATTTGACGATAGCCGGCACCAGCATGAACTGGCTCTGGCCGAACTGCAACTGACGTATAAACAGTTAGCTCAGCGTGCCATCGATGATCTGGGTATGGAAGCGGCCACGTTAATCGATGAGTTTGGACCACATCAGCTCATTGTCGATCCGGAATCGCAAGACGACGACGGCCACCCGCGTTCATACCCGTATGTTCGCGGCGAACAAGAAAAACGCTTAGCTCGCGCGGAACGCGATCTCGCCAAACTCGGAAAAATTAATCCGTTGGCTCTGGAAGAACATGCCGCACTGGAAGAACGGCACAGTTACCTATCGGAACAATTGGCTGATTTGCGTCAGTCGCGTGCCGATCTGCTACAGATAGTGAGCGATATTGACTCACGCGTTCACGAAGTGATGAGTGGGGCATATCAAGATGTAGCCCGCGCATTTGAACGTATTTTCCCGCGGTTGTTTCCTGGTGGAGAAGGCAGATTGGTGCTGACGGATCCAGATTCGATCCTTACGACCGGAATTGATATTGAAGCTCGTCCGCCGGGTAAACGGGTGAAACGGCTTTCGTTACTCTCCGGTGGCGAGCGCTCCTTGACCGCTCTTGCTTTTTTGGTTGCGATTTTCATGGCCCGTCCATCACCGTTCTATGTGATGGACGAAGTAGAAGCAGCTTTAGATGATGTCAATCTTTCCCGGCTCCTAGATATTTTCGTCGAACTTCAAGAAAATTCGCAGCTCTTAGTCATCACCCACCACAAGCGCACAATGGAAATTGCCGACGCACTCTATGGCGTGGCGATGCGCGAAGGCGGAGTTACCACGGTGATCTCACAACGCCTCAAAGATGTTACCCAAATGTGA
- the dhaL gene encoding dihydroxyacetone kinase subunit DhaL, translated as MWARQWGYRIADLVKDNRETLIELDRQIGDADHGENLDRGFCAVAEYLDAHADPHAEDVLRGIGMTLISNVGGAAGPLYGSAFIRMADVANDELTPATLAAMLDRAVAAIQGRGHAQAHEKTMLDVWLPVSDAVNTAVDEGADLVASAQLMTETAHTAAQNTIPMVATKGRASYLGERTIGHLDPGAASTQLILQALRECVS; from the coding sequence ATGTGGGCGCGGCAATGGGGATACCGAATAGCTGACCTTGTTAAAGACAACCGCGAAACCCTGATTGAACTCGACCGTCAGATTGGCGATGCTGATCATGGCGAGAATTTGGATCGGGGCTTTTGTGCCGTTGCCGAATATTTAGATGCTCATGCAGATCCTCACGCAGAGGATGTTTTGCGTGGTATTGGGATGACGTTGATTTCCAATGTCGGTGGAGCTGCCGGACCACTATACGGGTCAGCTTTTATTCGGATGGCTGATGTTGCCAATGACGAACTCACGCCAGCAACACTAGCCGCGATGCTAGACCGGGCAGTTGCCGCTATTCAAGGACGTGGGCATGCGCAGGCACACGAAAAAACAATGCTCGATGTCTGGCTACCGGTATCCGATGCCGTCAACACTGCCGTTGATGAAGGCGCTGACTTAGTGGCTTCAGCACAGCTCATGACCGAGACCGCGCACACCGCGGCGCAAAATACGATACCGATGGTTGCCACCAAGGGACGTGCCTCATACCTCGGTGAGCGCACCATTGGACATCTTGACCCAGGAGCCGCTTCCACACAGCTCATTCTCCAAGCATTACGGGAATGTGTAAGCTAA
- the ndk gene encoding nucleoside-diphosphate kinase encodes MKQTTLILVKPDGVRRGLVGQILARIEAKGYTIEDVRMLTATEQQLAAHYRELVDKPFYPGIVEYMTSGPIIAALVSGHRVIEGVRSLSGATDPTTAAPGTIRGDFACDTGTDSIENLIHSSDSVQSAEHETSVWF; translated from the coding sequence ATGAAACAAACAACTCTCATTTTAGTTAAGCCCGACGGCGTACGCCGTGGCCTCGTCGGACAAATCTTGGCTCGTATCGAAGCTAAGGGTTACACAATCGAAGATGTGCGTATGCTTACTGCTACTGAACAGCAGCTAGCAGCGCACTATCGTGAACTTGTTGACAAGCCGTTCTACCCAGGCATCGTTGAGTACATGACATCCGGTCCGATCATCGCGGCCCTTGTCAGCGGCCATCGTGTTATCGAAGGCGTTCGTTCACTCAGCGGAGCAACCGACCCAACAACAGCAGCCCCCGGAACAATCCGTGGTGATTTCGCCTGCGATACCGGAACAGATTCAATCGAAAACCTGATCCATTCATCTGATTCGGTACAATCTGCCGAACATGAAACGAGTGTGTGGTTTTAA